Proteins co-encoded in one Ziziphus jujuba cultivar Dongzao chromosome 9, ASM3175591v1 genomic window:
- the LOC107426412 gene encoding uncharacterized protein LOC107426412 isoform X2, which translates to MYNSFQLYECKLRGRLCLIVVTWTKTLMGQGLSIGIDDSANQCLCKVEIKPWLFSKRKGCKNLEVDSSKIDIYWDLTSAKFGSGPEPLEGFYLAVTFNQEMILLLGDLKKEAYKKIELDPVRSNAIFIAKREHIFGKKFYGAKAQFCDKGQIHDVIIECDTVGLNDPSLVIRIDSKAVMQIKRLKWKFRGNSTILVDGLPVDVFWDVHNWLFGNALGNAVFMFQTTLSAEKLWTSQSIFDPSVFSWSYSQQVRDSQSQGLGFSLILYAWKTE; encoded by the exons ATGTACAACTCCTTCCAATTATATGAG TGTAAACTACGGGGTCGTTTATGCTTGATTGTTGTTACATGGACCAAGACTCTGATGGGTCAAGGCCTTAGCATTGGGATTGACGATTCAGCCAATCAATGCCTCTGTAAGGTTGAGATAAAACCATGGTTGTTCTCTAAGAGAAAAGGTTGCAAAAACTTAGAGGTGGATTCtagtaaaattgatatatactgGGACTTAACTAGTGCCAAGTTTGGTTCTGGTCCGGAGCCATTAGAGGGGTTCTATTTAGCTGTAACTTTTAATCAAGAAATGATTCTCCTTCTTGGGGACTTGAAAAAGGAGGCATATAAGAAGATTGAACTAGACCCTGTTCGTTCCAATGCTATTTTTATTGCTAAGAGAGAGCACATATTTGGGAAGAAATTTTATGGAGCCAAGGCTCAATTCTGTGATAAGGGGCAGATACACGATGTCATAATTGAGTGTGATACTGTGGGGCTCAATGATCCGAGCCTTGTGATCCGCATCGATAGCAAGGCGGTGATGCAGATCAAGCGGCTAAAATGGAAGTTCAGAGGCAACAGCACTATTTTGGTTGATGGTCTTCCAGTTGACGTATTCTGGGATGTTCACAATTGGCTCTTTGGTAATGCCTTGGGCAATGCAGTTTTCATGTTCCAAACTACCCTCTCGGCCGAGAAGTTATGGACCAGCCAATCTATATTCGATCCTTCTGTATTCAGTTGGTCTTATTCTCAGCAAGTGAGAGATTCTCAATCACAAGGTTTGGGTTTCTCGCTGATATTGTATGCTTGGAAGActgaatag
- the LOC107426412 gene encoding uncharacterized protein LOC107426412 isoform X1: MSTMRDFPSCFGENGIQVADSSSSTSKNAQNLVTCVYQCKLRGRLCLIVVTWTKTLMGQGLSIGIDDSANQCLCKVEIKPWLFSKRKGCKNLEVDSSKIDIYWDLTSAKFGSGPEPLEGFYLAVTFNQEMILLLGDLKKEAYKKIELDPVRSNAIFIAKREHIFGKKFYGAKAQFCDKGQIHDVIIECDTVGLNDPSLVIRIDSKAVMQIKRLKWKFRGNSTILVDGLPVDVFWDVHNWLFGNALGNAVFMFQTTLSAEKLWTSQSIFDPSVFSWSYSQQVRDSQSQGLGFSLILYAWKTE; the protein is encoded by the exons ATGAG tacCATGAGGGATTTTCCTTCTTGCTTTGGTGAAAATGGTATTCAAGTTGCTGATTCTTCATCAAGTACCAGTAAAAATGCTCAAAACTTGGTTACCTGTGTTTATCAGTGTAAACTACGGGGTCGTTTATGCTTGATTGTTGTTACATGGACCAAGACTCTGATGGGTCAAGGCCTTAGCATTGGGATTGACGATTCAGCCAATCAATGCCTCTGTAAGGTTGAGATAAAACCATGGTTGTTCTCTAAGAGAAAAGGTTGCAAAAACTTAGAGGTGGATTCtagtaaaattgatatatactgGGACTTAACTAGTGCCAAGTTTGGTTCTGGTCCGGAGCCATTAGAGGGGTTCTATTTAGCTGTAACTTTTAATCAAGAAATGATTCTCCTTCTTGGGGACTTGAAAAAGGAGGCATATAAGAAGATTGAACTAGACCCTGTTCGTTCCAATGCTATTTTTATTGCTAAGAGAGAGCACATATTTGGGAAGAAATTTTATGGAGCCAAGGCTCAATTCTGTGATAAGGGGCAGATACACGATGTCATAATTGAGTGTGATACTGTGGGGCTCAATGATCCGAGCCTTGTGATCCGCATCGATAGCAAGGCGGTGATGCAGATCAAGCGGCTAAAATGGAAGTTCAGAGGCAACAGCACTATTTTGGTTGATGGTCTTCCAGTTGACGTATTCTGGGATGTTCACAATTGGCTCTTTGGTAATGCCTTGGGCAATGCAGTTTTCATGTTCCAAACTACCCTCTCGGCCGAGAAGTTATGGACCAGCCAATCTATATTCGATCCTTCTGTATTCAGTTGGTCTTATTCTCAGCAAGTGAGAGATTCTCAATCACAAGGTTTGGGTTTCTCGCTGATATTGTATGCTTGGAAGActgaatag
- the LOC107426406 gene encoding uncharacterized protein LOC107426406 produces the protein MGRPSSIIEIPNRRHRSDRENGRHSPNSDSSGDYRRYRRSPSYDRYDGRDYRRDRSISPEHPNPRQSPRSNGRHDELPKRFGRGGDRRGRNGTLSESEESDEELKGLNYEEYRRLKRQKMRKALKKCIWNATPSPPRGENDDFVLDDKADEISVERDEEKSDSSEKERAKGKAISESRPERLRSVESESESEDSRSRMRRKSSSSSKRKSRKSSYSDSETESDSESESESDEEDDRRRRKRSRNKRSSRRYKSSRRSSNRKRNRRRKSRRSDSEDSEESESDDSDSKESISSEDRVNSKKSKRNRSSRSSKSNRNKKKKRESENESESSHSEENPDSEVDVNGKAKVEETINDDGDAEALKFMEMIEAQKKPALDNEPIVGPQPLPKAEGHISYGGALRPGEGDAIAQYVQQGKRIPRRGEVGLSAEEIQKFEGLGYVMSGSRHQRMNAIRIRKENQVYSAEDKRALAMFNYEEKAKRERKVMADLQRLVQRHIGQDVGPTHDPFAVNGADT, from the coding sequence ATGGGCAGGCCATCATCAATCATCGAGATACCAAATCGACGACACCGTTCCGACCGTGAAAACGGCCGCCACTCCCCGAATTCCGACTCTTCCGGTGACTATCGGCGCTACCGCCGCAGCCCTAGCTACGACAGGTATGACGGTCGCGACTACCGACGTGACCGCTCGATTTCTCCGGAGCACCCAAACCCTAGGCAAAGCCCTAGGTCTAACGGAAGACACGACGAATTGCCTAAAAGATTCGGGCGTGGAGGGGATCGCAGGGGTCGCAATGGAACGCTGTCGGAGTCTGAGGAATCCGATGAGGAGCTGAAGGGGCTAAACTACGAGGAGTATAGGAGACTCAAAAGGCAGAAGATGAGGAAGGCGTTGAAGAAATGCATCTGGAATGCCACGCCGAGCCCACCCAGGGGTGAGAACGACGACTTTGTATTGGACGACAAAGCCGACGAGATTTCCGTCGAGCGTGATGAGGAAAAGAGCGATTCAAGCGAGAAAGAGAGAGCGAAAGGGAAGGCAATATCTGAATCCCGTCCTGAGAGGTTGCGAAGCGTTGAGTCTGAATCGGAATCAGAGGACTCGCGGTCGAGGATGAGGAGGAAAAGTTCGAGTTCTTCTAAGCGCAAAAGTAGGAAATCATCTTATAGCGATAGCGAAACAGAGAGCGATTCAGAGAGCGAGAGTGAATCTGACGAGGAAGATGATCGTAGACGGAGAAAGAGGTCGAGGAATAAAAGGAGTAGCAGGCGGTATAAGAGTAGCAGGAGAAGTAGCAATAGAAAAAGGAATAGGAGGAGGAAGAGTAGGCGTAGCGATTCTGAGGATAGCGAAGAAAGTGAGAGCGATGATTCTGATTCTAAAGAAAGTATTTCTTCGGAAGACCGTGTGAATTCGAAGAAGAGCAAGCGAAATCGATCGTCGAGATCATCAAAGTCCAATcggaataagaagaagaaaagagaatctGAGAATGAGAGTGAGTCTTCGCATTCCGAGGAGAACCCGGATTCTGAAGTTGACGTTAATGGTAAAGCAAAAGTGGAGGAGACTATAAATGACGATGGTGATGCTGAGGCCCTGAAATTCATGGAGATGATTGAGGCTCAAAAGAAGCCCGCGTTGGATAACGAACCCATTGTTGGTCCTCAGCCACTGCCAAAAGCTGAAGGGCATATCAGCTATGGTGGTGCACTTAGGCCTGGTGAAGGTGATGCCATCGCGCAGTATGTTCAGCAAGGGAAGCGTATTCCTCGTAGAGGTGAAGTGGGTCTTTCTGCAGAGGAGATTCAGAAGTTTGAGGGCCTTGGCTATGTGATGAGTGGTAGTAGGCATCAGAGAATGAATGCAATTCGTATCAGAAAAGAAAACCAAGTTTACAGTGCTGAAGACAAGCGCGCATTGGCCATGTTTAACTATGAAGAGAAGGCAAAGCGTGAGCGTAAGGTTATGGCTGATTTGCAGCGGTTAGTCCAGCGCCATATCGGGCAGGATGTTGGTCCTACTCACGATCCTTTTGCTGTGAACGGTGCTGATACCTGA